Genomic DNA from Thermotoga petrophila RKU-1:
TGGAAGAAAGATGAGAGTTCTGAAAAGATTCCTACCCCTTATGGCCCTGTCGAGCAGGACCGCAAGCAGTATAGAAATGAGCTGGAGCGGAGGTACAACAAGCAGGTACAAAAGACTGTTTTTGAAGGCGTTCCAGAATAAAGGATCGCGAAGCAGATCGACGTAGTTTTTCAGTCCAATATAAAGAGATTCTCCCACTATGTCGTACTGGTAAAAGGATATTTTGATACCGAACACGAGAGGATAATATATGAAAAGCACCATGAGGAGAGTTGGGATCGTTATGAAGAAGAATGCAAGAAGAAGCTGTTTTTTTCTCAGACTCTTGTAGTACCTTCCTGGCATTCTCTCTCTCCTTTCGAAAGGGAGGGGGACACACCCCTCCCCATCTTTTTTATTTCGATTGCTGAGTCTGAATGAGATATCTCCAGTACTTCGCGGTCTCTTTGAGCGCCGTTTCGGGATCTTTCTGTCCAAGGAACACCTGAATAATGGCATCCTTCAGTCTGTCGAACGCTTCTTTTCTGAATGGTATGTCATCGTTGTAGAACGTGATGTTCTCAAGATACTTGGCTCCCATGATCCTGGCTTTGGCAGCGAGCGTTCCATCGTCTTTTGAGAACCACGGATCGTTCACCGCTGCTTTGAGAGTCGGGAATATGGTCACGAGCTTACAGAATGCGATCTGGTTCTCGAGGTTTGCAACGAACGCTGCGAATTTAGCGGCTTCCTTAGGATTCTTGGATCCTCTGACTACGTTCAGAGTTGAGTACCATCCACTCATTCTCACACCCGGTTTTGGAGCTGGAATAGGAGCAACATCGGATTTTTCGTATATTTCCGGAGCGTTCCATTTCACTCTGTCCGCGAACTGAACACCAGTGATCAACATGGCGAGTTCTCCAGCCTGATAGAGTTCTGTTGCTCTCGTCCATTCTCCACCCTGGACGATTTCACTCGGGATGTACTTCTGTTTGTAGAGAGTGGCCCATTTGTTGAGAGTGTGAGCGTATTCCGGTCTGTCGAAGAGCACTTCTTTTATTCTGTTGTTTTCATCCACCGTGTAGAGATTCAATCCGTCCCAGTTGAAGATCGCAGAGGGATCTTGGAAGATCGTAGGAAGAGCACCGTATTTTCCCGTTTTTTCCTTGATCAAAACTGAGTAGAGGAGTATTTCATCCCAGGTTCGAGGTGGATACTTCGGATCCAGTCCAGCTTTTTCGAAGATCTCTTTGTTGT
This window encodes:
- a CDS encoding ABC transporter substrate-binding protein, whose product is MRKFLVILMVVLLAVLALSKTKIVFWTMSLKPTFTDFIQGIIDRYEELNPDVEIVWEDVPWDVLQQKLLAAFSSGNPPDVVNLNAQWTIEFAQKKVLFPLNDLLPEEVINQYFDNMIKGLTWKDGIYGIPWYTAVDVIFYNKEIFEKAGLDPKYPPRTWDEILLYSVLIKEKTGKYGALPTIFQDPSAIFNWDGLNLYTVDENNRIKEVLFDRPEYAHTLNKWATLYKQKYIPSEIVQGGEWTRATELYQAGELAMLITGVQFADRVKWNAPEIYEKSDVAPIPAPKPGVRMSGWYSTLNVVRGSKNPKEAAKFAAFVANLENQIAFCKLVTIFPTLKAAVNDPWFSKDDGTLAAKARIMGAKYLENITFYNDDIPFRKEAFDRLKDAIIQVFLGQKDPETALKETAKYWRYLIQTQQSK